From a single Halovulum dunhuangense genomic region:
- a CDS encoding M24 family metallopeptidase has protein sequence MGPSQLPFSRHEYSRRLRKTRAAMDEAGIEALFVTDPSNMAWLTGYDGWSFYVPQGVLVLPDQDPVWWGRAMDGNGALRTVWMESDRVTVYAEEYVQSTVRHPMQDLAAKLADWELGSARIGVEMDNYYYSAKGHAALTGSLPNATITDATGLVNWQRGVKSDEEIAFMRKAARISEKIVDGLLDRIEPGVPKHEVVADALRDAIRGTGDAWGDYPAIMPMLPSGIDASAPHLTWDGRPFASGEATFFEIAGCYRRYHAPLCRTLFLGTPPDDMLRAEAAQIEGLEAGLDAARPGNLAGDVARAVKDALARAGIDKRGRVGYPIGLSYPPDWGERTVSLREEDETVLEPGMTFHFMPGLWMDDWGLEITESILIRDSGPAETLCNRPRRMFVKP, from the coding sequence ATGGGCCCCTCGCAGCTTCCCTTCAGCCGGCACGAATATTCCCGCCGCCTGCGCAAGACCCGCGCCGCCATGGACGAGGCGGGCATCGAGGCGCTGTTCGTCACCGATCCGTCGAACATGGCCTGGCTCACCGGCTATGACGGCTGGAGCTTCTATGTCCCGCAGGGCGTGCTGGTGCTGCCCGACCAGGACCCGGTCTGGTGGGGCCGCGCGATGGACGGCAACGGCGCGCTCAGGACCGTCTGGATGGAGTCCGACCGCGTCACCGTCTATGCCGAGGAATACGTCCAGTCCACCGTGCGCCACCCGATGCAGGACCTGGCCGCCAAGCTGGCCGACTGGGAACTGGGCAGCGCCCGGATCGGGGTCGAGATGGACAACTACTACTATTCCGCCAAGGGCCATGCGGCGCTGACGGGAAGCCTGCCCAACGCCACCATCACCGACGCCACCGGGCTGGTGAACTGGCAGCGCGGGGTCAAGTCCGACGAGGAAATCGCCTTCATGCGCAAGGCGGCGCGCATCTCGGAAAAGATCGTGGACGGGCTTCTGGACCGGATCGAGCCGGGCGTGCCCAAGCACGAGGTGGTGGCCGACGCGCTCCGCGACGCGATCCGGGGCACGGGCGACGCCTGGGGCGACTACCCGGCGATCATGCCGATGCTGCCCAGCGGCATCGACGCGTCCGCGCCGCACCTGACCTGGGACGGGCGCCCCTTCGCCAGCGGCGAGGCCACCTTCTTCGAGATCGCCGGCTGCTACCGCCGCTACCATGCACCGCTCTGCCGGACGCTGTTCCTGGGAACGCCGCCCGACGACATGCTGCGCGCCGAGGCGGCCCAGATCGAGGGGCTGGAGGCGGGACTCGATGCCGCGCGCCCGGGCAACCTGGCGGGCGATGTGGCGCGCGCGGTCAAGGACGCCCTGGCCCGCGCCGGCATCGACAAGCGCGGGCGCGTGGGCTATCCCATCGGCCTGTCCTATCCGCCCGACTGGGGCGAACGGACGGTATCCCTGCGCGAGGAGGACGAGACGGTGCTGGAGCCTGGCATGACCTTTCACTTCATGCCGGGGCTGTGGATGGACGACTGGGGACTCGAGATCACCGAAAGCATCCTGATCCGCGACAGCGGCCCGGCCGAGACGCTGTGCAACCGCCCGCGCCGGATGTTCGTGAAGCCCTGA
- the argE gene encoding acetylornithine deacetylase, translating to MSLLADSIAELDRLVAFPTVSARPNIDMARHLARRLADLGARVELIATPDGTKANVLASLGPEGDGGIVLSGHTDVVPVEDQEWSTDPFALHQADGRLYGRGTCDMKGFIAACMAVAPRLAARELRRPLHFAFTYDEETGCLGAQHLVETLRARRLRPALAIIGEPTSMRMVEGHKGCCEYTTIFTGREGHGSDPGRGVNAVEYAVRYAARLLELRADLTARAPDPSRFDPPWTTINLGRLSGGQVHNVIPPRAEIDWEMRPVTQADADHVRASLARLVEEELLPEMRRTAPESAIETRVIGEVAGLVPMEENAARDLVAALTGANAADCVPFGTEAGLFQSLGMSVVVCGPGAIAQAHKADEYLETAQLEACLDMLTALEADLVRDR from the coding sequence ATGTCCCTTCTCGCCGACAGCATCGCAGAGCTTGACCGGCTGGTGGCCTTTCCGACCGTCTCGGCGCGGCCCAATATCGACATGGCGCGCCACCTGGCCCGCCGGCTGGCCGACCTTGGCGCGCGGGTCGAGCTGATCGCCACCCCCGACGGGACCAAGGCCAACGTGCTGGCCAGCCTCGGGCCGGAAGGCGATGGCGGGATCGTGCTGTCGGGCCATACCGACGTGGTCCCGGTCGAGGACCAGGAATGGAGCACCGATCCCTTCGCGCTGCATCAGGCCGACGGCCGTCTCTACGGGCGCGGCACCTGCGACATGAAGGGCTTCATCGCGGCCTGCATGGCGGTGGCGCCGCGCCTTGCCGCGCGCGAATTGCGCCGCCCGCTGCACTTCGCCTTTACCTACGACGAGGAAACCGGCTGCCTCGGCGCGCAGCACCTGGTCGAGACGCTGCGCGCCCGCCGGCTGCGCCCGGCGCTGGCCATCATCGGCGAGCCGACATCGATGCGGATGGTCGAGGGGCACAAGGGCTGCTGCGAATACACCACCATCTTCACCGGGCGCGAGGGGCATGGCTCGGACCCGGGCCGCGGGGTGAACGCGGTGGAATACGCCGTGCGCTACGCCGCCCGCCTGCTGGAGTTGCGCGCCGACCTTACAGCCCGCGCGCCCGATCCCAGCCGCTTCGATCCGCCCTGGACCACGATCAACCTTGGCCGGCTGTCCGGCGGGCAGGTCCACAACGTGATCCCGCCCCGCGCCGAGATCGACTGGGAAATGCGCCCCGTGACGCAGGCCGACGCCGATCATGTCCGCGCCTCCCTCGCCCGGCTGGTCGAGGAGGAACTCCTGCCCGAGATGCGCCGCACCGCCCCCGAGTCCGCGATCGAGACCCGCGTCATCGGCGAGGTGGCGGGGCTCGTCCCGATGGAGGAAAACGCCGCCCGCGACCTGGTGGCGGCGCTGACGGGGGCGAACGCCGCCGACTGCGTGCCCTTCGGCACCGAGGCGGGGCTGTTCCAGTCGCTGGGCATGTCGGTGGTGGTCTGCGGCCCCGGCGCCATCGCGCAGGCGCACAAGGCCGACGAATATCTCGAGACGGCGCAGCTTGAAGCCTGTCTCGACATGCTGACCGCGCTGGAGGCCGATCTTGTCCGCGACCGCTGA
- a CDS encoding MFS transporter has protein sequence MSATAEAHDSRYSWTRLAITLALASIGNVGMWAIIITLPAVQADFGIDRGGASLPYVATMLGFALGNLVLGRAVDRFGIVPVLIGAALSLGAGFALSALAPSVVVLSLLQFAVGLGTAASFGPLIADISHWFLRRRGIAVSIAASGNYLSGAIWPVVLSPLLASQGWRAVFLALAGIAVAGMIPLALMLKRRLPEGASVAADTAAALARSASGLSPRALSGLLAIAGIGCCVAMSMPQVHIVAYCVDLGYGPAVGAEMLSLMLLGGVASRIVSGLIADRLGGVRTLLLGSVLQMLALFFYLPFDGLVSLYVVSLVFGLAQGGIVPAYAIIVREYLPAREAGARVGFVIMATLIGMALGGWMSGWIYDVTGSYHLAFINGIVWNAANIVIMLAILARGRAGAAPLPA, from the coding sequence TTGTCCGCGACCGCTGAGGCGCATGACAGCCGCTATTCCTGGACAAGGCTCGCCATCACGCTGGCGCTGGCGTCCATCGGCAATGTCGGCATGTGGGCCATCATCATCACCCTGCCGGCGGTGCAGGCGGATTTCGGCATCGACCGTGGCGGCGCCTCGCTGCCCTATGTCGCGACGATGCTGGGCTTCGCGCTGGGCAACCTGGTGCTCGGGCGCGCGGTGGACCGCTTCGGGATCGTCCCGGTGCTGATCGGCGCCGCACTGTCGCTGGGCGCGGGCTTCGCGCTGTCGGCGCTCGCGCCCTCGGTGGTGGTCCTGTCGCTGCTGCAATTCGCCGTGGGCCTTGGCACCGCGGCCAGCTTCGGGCCGCTGATCGCCGACATCTCGCACTGGTTCCTGCGCCGCCGTGGCATCGCCGTGTCCATCGCCGCCAGCGGCAACTACCTGTCTGGCGCGATCTGGCCCGTGGTCCTCAGCCCGCTTCTGGCAAGCCAGGGCTGGCGGGCGGTGTTCCTGGCCCTGGCCGGCATCGCGGTCGCCGGCATGATCCCGCTCGCGCTTATGCTCAAGCGCCGCCTGCCCGAGGGGGCGAGCGTGGCCGCAGACACCGCGGCGGCGCTGGCCCGCAGCGCCTCGGGCCTGTCGCCGCGGGCGCTCAGCGGGCTTCTGGCCATCGCGGGCATCGGCTGCTGCGTGGCGATGTCGATGCCGCAGGTCCATATCGTCGCCTATTGCGTGGACCTGGGCTACGGCCCCGCCGTGGGCGCCGAGATGCTGTCGCTGATGCTTCTGGGCGGCGTCGCCTCGCGCATCGTCTCGGGGCTGATCGCGGACCGGCTGGGGGGCGTGCGCACGCTTCTGCTGGGGTCCGTCCTGCAGATGCTGGCGCTGTTCTTCTACCTGCCCTTCGACGGGCTGGTATCGCTTTATGTGGTCAGCCTGGTGTTCGGCCTTGCCCAGGGCGGCATCGTGCCGGCCTATGCCATCATCGTGCGCGAATACCTGCCCGCGCGCGAGGCGGGGGCGCGCGTGGGCTTCGTCATCATGGCGACCCTGATCGGCATGGCGCTGGGCGGCTGGATGTCGGGCTGGATCTATGACGTGACCGGCAGCTACCACCTTGCCTTCATCAACGGCATCGTGTGGAACGCG